A single region of the Gemmata palustris genome encodes:
- the asnS gene encoding asparagine--tRNA ligase produces the protein MDKISVADARKAEAVGRQVRLQGWVRTRRDSKGGFSFIELNDGSCQGNVQVVAPGELANYEAVVKHLHTGASVSIDGEVKASPAKGQATEVLASRVELIGDADSETYQLQKKGHSFEFLRGIAHLRPRTNTFGAVARLRHQVSMSIHQFFHEHGFYYIHTPVITASDCEGAGAMFRVSTIDPAEPPKVEGKVDYTKDFFGKPAYLTVSGQLQGEAFACALGKIYTFGPTFRAENSNTPRHLAEFWMIEPEMAFYELTDNMDLAEAFLKRIISDALKFCMEDLKFFAEKLENNKELFAKLENVLNNPFKRVSYTEGVDILLKSGKKWEYPVTWGSDLQSEHERYLAEQHFKCPVILYDYPRTLKPFYMKVNDDQKTVRAMDVLVPGVGEIIGGSQREEKLDVLESRMREQGLEPEGYGWYLDLRRYGTVPHSGFGLGLERTILFLSGMANIRDVIPFPRTPGNAEY, from the coding sequence ATGGACAAGATCAGTGTGGCGGACGCGCGCAAGGCCGAAGCGGTCGGGCGACAGGTGCGGTTGCAGGGGTGGGTGCGCACGCGGCGCGACTCGAAGGGCGGGTTCAGCTTCATCGAATTGAACGACGGCTCGTGCCAGGGGAACGTGCAGGTCGTGGCGCCGGGCGAGCTCGCGAACTACGAAGCCGTGGTGAAGCACCTGCACACCGGCGCGAGCGTGAGCATTGATGGCGAAGTGAAGGCGTCGCCCGCGAAGGGGCAAGCCACGGAAGTGCTCGCGTCGCGTGTTGAACTGATCGGCGACGCGGACTCCGAAACGTACCAGCTCCAGAAGAAGGGCCACAGCTTCGAGTTCCTGCGCGGGATCGCGCACCTCCGGCCGCGGACCAACACCTTCGGCGCGGTCGCGCGGCTGCGGCACCAGGTCTCGATGTCGATCCACCAGTTCTTCCACGAGCACGGGTTTTATTACATCCACACGCCCGTCATCACCGCGAGCGACTGCGAGGGCGCCGGGGCGATGTTCCGCGTGTCCACCATCGACCCGGCCGAGCCGCCGAAGGTCGAAGGGAAAGTGGACTACACGAAGGACTTCTTCGGCAAGCCCGCGTACCTCACCGTGAGCGGGCAGTTGCAGGGTGAAGCGTTCGCGTGCGCGTTGGGGAAGATTTACACGTTCGGCCCGACGTTCCGCGCGGAGAACTCGAACACCCCGCGCCACCTCGCCGAGTTCTGGATGATCGAGCCGGAAATGGCCTTTTACGAACTCACCGACAACATGGACCTCGCCGAGGCGTTCCTGAAGCGCATCATCTCCGACGCGCTGAAGTTCTGCATGGAAGACCTGAAGTTCTTCGCGGAGAAGCTGGAGAACAACAAGGAGCTGTTCGCGAAGCTGGAGAACGTGCTGAACAACCCGTTCAAGCGCGTCTCGTACACGGAGGGCGTGGACATCCTGCTCAAGAGCGGGAAGAAGTGGGAGTACCCGGTGACCTGGGGCAGCGACCTCCAGAGCGAGCACGAGCGCTACCTGGCGGAACAGCACTTCAAGTGCCCGGTGATCCTCTACGACTACCCGCGGACGCTGAAACCCTTCTACATGAAGGTGAACGACGACCAGAAGACGGTCCGCGCGATGGACGTGCTCGTGCCGGGTGTGGGCGAGATCATCGGCGGCAGCCAGCGCGAAGAAAAGCTCGACGTGCTCGAATCGCGCATGAGGGAACAGGGGTTGGAGCCGGAAGGCTACGGCTGGTACCTCGACCTCCGGCGCTACGG